Below is a genomic region from Candidatus Limnocylindrales bacterium.
CGTCGGTCGTTGCGGCCGTTGCCGATCGCGACCACGTTCTCGCGCCCGAGCGACGTGACGTAGTCGAGCTTGGCGGCATCCTGGCCGGTGGGCGGCGCGATGATCAGCTTTGCGGGCAGCCCCGCCAGGTTTTCGGCCGCGAGCCCGAACGTATCGGCCGTGATGACGTGGACGGTGAGGTCGGCCGCGAGTGCCCGGAGGGCGTCGGCTACGCCTGCGAGCAGATGGCCGTCGAGCGCAAGCGTTCCGTTGTAGTCGAGCACGAGGTGTGAGAGTTCGAGGCGGCGGTAGCCCGGAATGTCGACGGTGATCATGTCCGCATGTCTATCGACCTCGACGGGTACCGCAACACCGAGGGACGCTCGAGGATGAACGCGCAATGAGTCGATTTCTTCTGATCTGTCTCGGCGGAGCGGCCGGTACCGGGGCGCGCTACCTGCTCTCGGCCTGGGCCCTCGAGTTTTTCGGCCCCGTCTTTCCGTTCGGGACACTGGCCGTCAATCTCATCGGCTCGTTTCTTCTGTCCGTCGTGATGTACGCCGGCATCGACGCTGCCGTTCTGTCGCCGACGATGCGTCTCGCGCTCGGAACCGGCGTGATGGGCGGCTTTACGACCTACTCGACGTTCAACTTCGAAACGATGAAGTACGTCCAGGACGGCGCGTGGGGTTCTGCGGCGCTCTACGTGACGGTCACGGTCGTCGCCTGCTTTCTCGCGGGCATCGCCGGCTGGGCGACGGCCCGGTCCGTGCTCGGTACGTACTGAGCGCTCGAGCACGCCACGCTTCGCTCAACGCGTAGCTTCGACGATGTGGCCCCACACGGAAAGGTAGCGGGCTTTCGGCGGAAAGCTCCGAAACTCGAAGCGCGAAAACCCCGCGCGGTTAAAGGCGTCCGCGAGCTCGGGCGCCGTATAGAGATTCGAAGCCCACCAGCGACCGATCAGCATTCGTGTCAGCGGATTTCGCCGCGTCATGAACAGTACCAGCGTGCCGCCGTCGTTGAGCCTCGCGCGCAATCCGGTAAGCGCAGCGGCGATCGTATCGCGCGGCACGTACTCGAGCATCGATGCGGAGACGATCAGATCGTAGTCGCACCAGTCGTCAGGCAATGCGCCAAGCTCGAGCACGTTGGCTTCGGCCAGCTCGATGTCGCGCATGCCGCGCCTGCGCATGTTTTCGCAAAGGGCATCGAGCATCGCCGGCGTCAGGTCGAAAGCGTGAAACGCGGCGGGCGTGCAGCCACGCCGGTCGAGCGCACCGCGAAGTGCGAGCGTCAGCGCGCCGGTGCCGCATCCGGCATCGAGAATGCGGAGGTCTGGGCGCACGAGCGCCGAATGCTCGAAGAACGCCCGCAGTCCCTGCGGATACCGCATCGCACGGATGAAGCGGGAGTAGGCTTTCTGCCGGCCGGTAAAGAACTCTCGCGCGTCGGCTGTGACGCTCACGAATCAGCCTTCGGTTTGCGCGCCGTGAAGAGCCCGCCCTGCGTCGACGGTGAAGTTCGATAGCCCGTCCAGCCGTGAAACGTGGCTTCGCAGAATCCGGCGTCGCTGAGCATTTTCAGGAGCGACCGCTCCCAGATTGCGCCTGCAATTCAAGCGGACCAGGCGCCTTTCTGCGAGACCTCTTCTGGAGTGACACCGTCTTCGAGCAGCATGTCGGCCATCTGGATGCGGCCGCCGGGGCGCAGCACGCGGAACGCTTCGGCGAGCACTTTCGGCTTGTCGAGACAGAGGTTGAAGACGCCGTTGGAAACCACCACGTCGACGGATGCGTCGTCGAGCGAAAGGTCGTCGATCTCACCGATGCGGAACTCGACGTTCGCGGAGCCGGCCGCGCGCGCGTTGCGCCGGGCCTTCTCGACCATCTCCACTCCGAAATCGATGCCGATCACGCGGCCTTCCGGCGCGACGCGGCGCGCGGCAAGGATGCTGTCGAGTCCGGCGCCCGAGCCGAGATCGAGAACGATCTCTCCGTTTCTCAGCGGCTGGAGGGCGATTGGGTTTCCTACGCCGGCGAAGGACTCGACGACGGACCGCGGCAGGGCGTCGATCCCCGTGGCATCGTAGCCGAGCCGCTTCGCACTCTCCGCGCCGACGAGGAACGACTCTTCGCGTTCGGGCGACAGCGCGACCATTGCGAAGCGCTCGCGGATTTCCGCTTTCAGCCGCGAAGAGTCTTCTCTTTCGTCGTCCACGATGTGTTCATTACGCCGGGACCAGGCTCAAGACGAGCCGGCTTACAGACGATCATCGGAGTCTGCCCCCACGCGTGGAACAGTCGAGATTTCACGCAAGTCATTGACCGGCAGGCCGCGTTGTTGGACCCTTGCCGCCGTGGCCGTGGCCGTGGCCGTGGCCGTGGCCGTGGCCGTGGCTCTCGATACACTTGCGTACGCGCGGCGGCTCCGCGAGGCTGGTTTCAGCGAGCAGCAGGCCGAAGGTCAGGCCCAGGCGCTCGCCGCTGCCATGACCGATACCCTTGCGACCAAGCAGGATCTTCG
It encodes:
- the crcB gene encoding fluoride efflux transporter CrcB, whose protein sequence is MSRFLLICLGGAAGTGARYLLSAWALEFFGPVFPFGTLAVNLIGSFLLSVVMYAGIDAAVLSPTMRLALGTGVMGGFTTYSTFNFETMKYVQDGAWGSAALYVTVTVVACFLAGIAGWATARSVLGTY
- a CDS encoding class I SAM-dependent methyltransferase, whose translation is MSVTADAREFFTGRQKAYSRFIRAMRYPQGLRAFFEHSALVRPDLRILDAGCGTGALTLALRGALDRRGCTPAAFHAFDLTPAMLDALCENMRRRGMRDIELAEANVLELGALPDDWCDYDLIVSASMLEYVPRDTIAAALTGLRARLNDGGTLVLFMTRRNPLTRMLIGRWWASNLYTAPELADAFNRAGFSRFEFRSFPPKARYLSVWGHIVEATR
- a CDS encoding methyltransferase domain-containing protein, with translation MDDEREDSSRLKAEIRERFAMVALSPEREESFLVGAESAKRLGYDATGIDALPRSVVESFAGVGNPIALQPLRNGEIVLDLGSGAGLDSILAARRVAPEGRVIGIDFGVEMVEKARRNARAAGSANVEFRIGEIDDLSLDDASVDVVVSNGVFNLCLDKPKVLAEAFRVLRPGGRIQMADMLLEDGVTPEEVSQKGAWSA